GCGATGGCTAGATGCCAATGGGAACGAACGACCCGGACGCGAGTCCTCGCTCCACCGCCAAATCTTGCGGCGACCGCGACCTGACGTCGTGACCGCAGTTATCACGCCTCAgcggacccacatgtcagcgggACATGCGCGCAAGTCCGCCCTACTTAGCGCTTACCATTCCACGGCGACTCGCCAAACAGTTCACTGGAGCAGCCCGGGCCCGCCAGCCAGCGACCCTTCCGTCTATCGACTGACCCACGGGGACTTGCCGCTTGCCGCTCGACGACGACCACCCGCTCCCTACCACTGTCCTTTCTTCCTCGCTCGCTCGGGTATAATTGCAGCGCAAAATCTCCGCGAAGTTCCTCCCATGAATGAATTGATCATCGCCGCTCTCCATTCCGACAAGGAAAAACCTTTCCTTTGATCCTGCAGGTTCTCCGAGcgtatattatatatatatatatatatatatatatatatatatatatatatatatatatatatatatatatatacttctcccttcccgcggacgcggcggcggccggcggcgctcgatCCCCGCGCGACCTCGTTGCTCACGCCCGCGCCCGGCGACCCGGCCCGGCGGCGTCCTCGGCCTGGGGACAAATGCGGCGGCCCCGGTGGGAAGCTTGAGCGGCCGGCGCTCCGTTTGCTCGCACGACGCGCGCCCACGGCCTCCCTCCCTCGAATTGCTCGGCAGGTAAAATCCGCGCCTCCCCGTCCTTCGTTGCGGTCTTCTGTTCATCTCGCTCGTTTCCAGGAGGTGCTTGGATTGGACTACGGTTCATTGCGATCTTGGGGATCCTTTCTCTTGGAAATTTTTACGAGTTTTTCTCTGGGTTCCCGGGCTGGTTCCCTTGTCGAATTTTCCTGCAACCTTCTCCATCTTTCTGTTTGGCAAGACAGTATTTTTAGCCCCGCTTCAAGTTCAGAGAAGCCCCGCTACCTCTTCATGCGTCACAGTATCTGCTTGTCTCGTGGACCGTTGTTTCATAATCGATTGCCACAATTCATACTCCCGTTAATCACCTACTGTTTGTCCCCAGCTGGGGAACATAACAGCATGGTTCGGGGTTCGAAGAATTAGCATGACTGTCAGAAACAGCCTCTGCACCTCGCGCTTCATACCGGACCTAACCGTGAAACAAGAGTGTGCTGATACTTTTCCCTGCAACGTTATAGAATGGACAATATTAGTAGGTAGTTGATAATTCAGGGAAAAAGTTGGTTCATCCATCGCTGCAAACTGCATACTGTTCTTTAATTTTCCCAGCTCCTCTGGCCTGGAGAGCAGTTAGCAATATTTTAAGGTTGTCATGATTCGGCGTTGCTTAACTCAGCTGTTCATTTGTTAGTGTTTTCACCCAgaaacttgggatttttcaAACATAAACAGTCAACCATCGCTACTGCCCTCACTGTTTTAAAATACATGGAGGCAAAGTTGGGAACCATTTTAATTGTCTCGAAAGGTACTTTCACAATTTACAATTGCGTACTGGATTTTATAGATATGTACtactggaaatgggaagaccaAGCTAGGCTTTTCAGACTGAGTCAATTGCTCAAAGACCATCCTTCATGTAACTGGATAGAATTATTTCAATATATTTGCTTTTAACTTAGACTACTGGTTATCAGTCCATTTGGAACACGTAGGCTGATTTACCATCCTCTGCCCATACCAACTGtgccaaaaaaaatacaagTTTAATTGATACCTCCAATTCATCTTAGTACATCGCGCGTTAATGTTATGGgcatctttttcttcttcttcttcttccaattTTACTAAACATTTCTGGCCGATTGATCGACTTTGAgcaattcttttttttaaacgCAATTGAGCAATTCTTTGCACCTCATCAATTTGTTCAAAGTTTTTATTGTTCCTTTTTGCAATACATAATTTCCGTTCCAATTTGAATATTTACTTTGTTTTATCCATTGACTTATTTCTAAGCTTAATTCAGTTATTTTTCAGGTTAATTAGGAGTTATTTTATTACCCAAAGATGGTTAATCAGAAGCCAGATGGAGCGACAGCAGATGAAACCAGCATCTCCACACAGCCTCCCTCCTATAATATATCTCAAGCGCCACCTGTGTACAAAGTTGGGTATCCTCCTCAGAAGAACCTCACCACAGAGTTTACGAACACACTGAGGGAGACATTCTTCCATGACAATCCACTAAAGCAATATAAGGACCAATCTGGATCAACAAAGTTTAAAATGGGTTTGCAGTTCTTGTTCCCAGTCTTTGATTGGGGTAGGACCTACAACTTGAACAAGTTCAAAGGTGATCTGATTGCCGGATTGACAATCGCAAGTCTCTGCATTCCTCAGGTATCAGGTTGATTGCACCTAGTAGCACTATAAATTGTCTACTTATTGTGCCTCACATCTAGTCTTGGATTAAATAGGATATTGGCTACTCAAAGCTTGCTTATCTGGATCCGCAGTATGGACTTTGTAAGTTTCATCAATTCAGATGTTCCATTGATGAACCTTGATTTAAATTCTTGACTGATGGGTTTATCAATGCTATTGTCATTAATTTTGTTATATGGTTTCAGACTCCAGCTTCGTCCCCCCATTGATATATGCTGCAATGGGTAGCTCAAGGGATATAGCAATTGGGCCAGTTGCGGTTGTATCTCTTTTAATAGGTTCACTCCTACAAAATGAAGTtgatcatgaaaagaacaaggaggaATACTTGCGTCTTGCTTTTACAGCAACCTTCTTTGCTGGTATTACCCAAGCAGCCCTGGGGTTTCTAAGGTATACCACAGTACTTTTAAGCAAGACACGTGTAGGTCAATCGATTTCAGAATTGCTATTTTTCAGGTTAGGATTCCTCATAGAGTTCTTGTCACATGCTGCAATTGTTGGATTCATGGGGGGAGCAGCAATCACTATTGCCCTGCAGCAGCTCAAATATGTGTTGGGAATCAGGAACTTCACAAAGGAAACTGATATAGTTTCTGTTATGAAGTCTGTTTGGGGTTCGGTTCATCATGGGGTACATATCTGGAACTTAACACAGTATGAATAAAATACTACCATCAGACTGACTTCTATAGTTATCTGACAAGGCGTTATTTTGCATGCAGTGGAACTGGCAGACAGTTGTGATTGGCTTCGCTTTCCTGGTTTTTCTTCTGCTTGCGAAGTACATTGTGAGCATCCCTATGTTTTCCATAGAATTTAGTTTCAATATTTCTTAGATTTTGGAAATACTATACTATAACTTAGTAATGATATTTCATATACTCAGGGGAAAAGGAATAAGAAGTATTTCTGGGTGCCAGCTATTGCTCCTATAACTTCTGTCATTCTTGCTACCCTTTTTGTATATCTTTTCCGTGCTGACAAACATGGTGTTCAGATTGTAAGTACTCAAGTTAGTAGCTCAATTAATTTTGCATGACCTCAACCACCACAACCATATGAACCCCACAACTCAGTTCATATAGATCATATTTTAAGTAGTGAATCATTTTTGGCACTTGGTGAACCCAGGTGAATAATATCAAGAAGGGCATCAACCCATCATCTGTGCACAAGATTTATTTCACCGGTCCATTTGTTGCAAAAGGTTTCAAGATCGGTGTTGTCTGTGGCATGATCGGTTTGACGGTATGTATGCGATGCAAATCCATCTTGGTCCTTCATGTTGTTTTCTAGACAGAATGCACATCAATCTTTGTGTGCCTTATCAGGAAGCCGTGGCGATCGGAAGGACATTTGCTGCCATGAAGGGCTACCAGTTAGATGGAAACAAGGAGATGGTAGCACTTGGAACAATGAACATTGTAGGCTCAATGACGTCTTGCTATATCGCAACAGGTGACTATATCTTCTTTTCTGAACGGAGTTACAGTGATATTTCATATTTCTGAAAATATTGTGCTGAAACCTGTTTGCTGCAATTCTCTAGGTTCTTTCTCACGTTCTGCGGTCAATTTCATGGCTGGGTGCCGAACACCAGTATCTAATGTTGTTATGTCGATGGTTGTGCTTCTCACCTTGTTGGTTATCACACCGTTGTTCAAGTATACGCCAAATGCAATCCTTGGATCAATCATTATTTCTGCTGTGATTGGTCTTGTGGACTATGAAGCAGCAATTCTCATTTGGAAAGTTGATAAAATGGATTTCATCGCCTGCATGGGAGCATTCTTTGGTGTGGTTTTCAAATCTGTTGAGATAGGCCTCTTGATTGCTGTAAGTACCCATCCCAGTCTTCACTGTACAATCTTTGTAGGGATAAGTGAAACTTACCTGACATTTTCGATATTCATAGGTGTCAATCTCATTCGCCAAAATCCTTCTTCAAGTAACAAGACCAAGGACTGCACTGCTCGGAAACCTTCCAGGCACCACAATTTACAGGAACACTGATCAGTATCCAGATGCAAGGCATGTTCCAGGGGTGGTAATAGTGAGGGTTGATTCCGCTATCTATTTCTCCAACTCCAATTATATCCGGGAGAGGTATAAATATAAACCCACCATGTTTCATGTATAGCTTGAGTATTCTCATTAACTTTCATTTGCTCCATTTCAGAATTCTTAGGTGGTTGACAGatgaagaagagaaagtcaagGCAGAGGGACTGTCTAAAATCAATTTCTTGATAGTGGAGATGTCACGTAAGTAGAATCACCTGTTAATGTGATATGATGAGAGTTCTTCTGATTATACTGATTATTAATTAAAGCCAATGAAAATGTTTCTTACAGCTGTTATAGATATTGATACAAGTGGTATCCATGCCCTTGAAGATCTGCACAAGAATCTTCAGAAGAGAGGCATTCAGGTATGTAGACTGATATTAAAATTGACCCACTTGATTAAAAGTAGTTCCAAGAATGTTTCAGTCAATCTTAGGACTTGATACTCCGCTTAAAAAGATCAAAGCATCGTATTGGAGGAACATTCTAAAAATCCTACACAAGAAACCTGAGAACAGAAAATACCGGTTAGGAGCTGTTAGAAAGAATTGAAATTAGCTGTGCATTGATTTTAATGGATATATTGTGTGTATTTGTGCATGTGGCAGCTCCTCCTATCAAATCCTGGCTCCATCGTCATTGAGAAGCTCCAGTCGTCGAAACTCACTGAGCACATCGGAAGCAATCACATTTTCCTGACAGTTGCTGACGCCGTGCGTTTCTGCACTTCAAAGTCGATGCAAGAGCCCTGAATTGAAATGGATTTACATCAGGCATCTGCATTCTAGTATATGCATCATGCAATGATGATACAAGATCACAAATCATAGGACATTTTCGAAGGTAGTGCCCACTGTTGCTTAACACAAAAGCGGGCGATAGCATTTCAAACTGATGTAGTTCTGTTGTTTCGACTTTTGAACACTGCTTACAGACAAGTAGATCGGGTCAATGTATAGCTAAATGCTGTGATCAATGTGCAAACCCAAAATGTGATCCGTCAATCAGCGCTGGCACTCCCTTGAGTGTCGAGTCCCTCGTACGTTtttgaaatgaaagaaaaagaaagaaaaattacTATATATACACAATTAATTGGTGCGCCATTGTTTTGTTTCAACTTTTTGTCGTATTTGTCATTGATTTATGAAAGTATCAAGAGAGTAGTTCCTTGAAAAGGAACCCACTTAACGCACTGTTAGAACTTAGATGGACCTGAATCATGTTTCCACTATGTGACCCAAAATGTTATAGACTTGGAGGTTTATATTCTTTAAAACTTTTGTGCCAAAAAAAAAGGCTTGGAGATTTTCTTGGAAAGAGGTGTAGTGACTTTGTCTACAAAAGGAGAAAGTAATCATCTTAAATATTGCCTTATAAAATTTTATGGCTTGAAATTCTAGAAAGTTCCAACATTTGAACTTGGAACACAGTTCACAGTTGCCACAGCGGTTGTTTACTTCTAAATCTCCCTACGGATAAAAGCCGTAGATTTAGGATCCGACGGTGATGGAGACCTGCAGCTGGAGCTGAATGCACGTCCGGCCGGCGGCTCCGGCCACACCCAGCGGAGTGGGCAGTCCCAATGGAGAGTTTCTAGTGTAGTTACCAATGAAAATAAATTTCAGTTTAGACTCTACCGCTACAATGGATAGTTTCTTATAGTTGTTATTATAAGTACTAACATTTAATGAGAAGCATCATCTATTAAAAACTAAGCATGATCAAGTTGTGGCAAGCAGTCAGACCACTCCGCAccctcatttttttttctctctcatcGTCCTCACGCACCTTGCCAACTTGCTCTCCCACATCCCACCTCCAAATCTAGAAATCAGGTTATGCATGTCACACCACCGCATTCTCCATCACAAGAGCTTTCCATTCTCCTACAGGGTTGTCGCTGATGTGGAGTATCAGAGGAAATCGAAGAAGGTTGGTCTTCATGGCCGCCTCAGCAGTTTCTGGTGGCCTGCAGCAGCGACCCACGCCGGAGCAGCAGTGAGCGTCAGAGCAGCATGCGCACGCCGGAGCAGTAAGCGTCGGAGCAGTGAGCCGCATCGGAGTAGCAAGCGTGTGGCAGCCGCGAATGCCAGAGCAGCCAGCACGGGCAAAGAAAAGCGCACGGGGGAGCGAGGTCGCGACGGCGCACAGGATCCACAGGGAAGAAGATAGAAACGAGTAGAGTCTTCCCAACGCTATTTTGCTGGTTTCTTCTCGTCTTGATCCTTGCGAGGACGCCGTGTTGTAGAGAAGAAACGGTTTCTTTGTTTTTCAATCTCTCTCTGTATTAACTCTAGTGCCACGTCAGCAATTTGCTTAAGTGTCATTGTAATTAAGTTAGATAGAAACTATCATCAATCATCATGACACTGAAATAACAGATAATATGACACTATATGCTAGGATAATTTAGGTAGTCTGCTGACATCAAAAGGTAGAATTTTGGTAGACACGAGCGATTCTCCAGCTGCACAGCAACATCAAATTGGCAAGACCTGATCTGTAGAAAGAAAAATCATAGACGTGTCAATATCAAAACAATGTAGAAGATTCACATTAAAAAGAATGAGAAAACTTATTTAGTCAAGTGCTAGACTGACATGTAACTACAACTTAATAAGTATACTAGCCATATGTAACACAATATATGTACAATCACCTAATTAATTTTAATTCCCAAACTTCTGCCAGATATGCTCAATCAAGTCTGATTGAAGTTGTCTATGAGCAGGCCACGAATAGTAGCATTTCTTTGTATCATTTCTTGCATTTCTGGGTTAGGTCCTTGAGAGATTGTTGCTTCTCGC
The Panicum virgatum strain AP13 chromosome 6N, P.virgatum_v5, whole genome shotgun sequence genome window above contains:
- the LOC120678808 gene encoding sulfate transporter 1.2-like, with translation MVNQKPDGATADETSISTQPPSYNISQAPPVYKVGYPPQKNLTTEFTNTLRETFFHDNPLKQYKDQSGSTKFKMGLQFLFPVFDWGRTYNLNKFKGDLIAGLTIASLCIPQDIGYSKLAYLDPQYGLYSSFVPPLIYAAMGSSRDIAIGPVAVVSLLIGSLLQNEVDHEKNKEEYLRLAFTATFFAGITQAALGFLRLGFLIEFLSHAAIVGFMGGAAITIALQQLKYVLGIRNFTKETDIVSVMKSVWGSVHHGWNWQTVVIGFAFLVFLLLAKYIGKRNKKYFWVPAIAPITSVILATLFVYLFRADKHGVQIVNNIKKGINPSSVHKIYFTGPFVAKGFKIGVVCGMIGLTEAVAIGRTFAAMKGYQLDGNKEMVALGTMNIVGSMTSCYIATGSFSRSAVNFMAGCRTPVSNVVMSMVVLLTLLVITPLFKYTPNAILGSIIISAVIGLVDYEAAILIWKVDKMDFIACMGAFFGVVFKSVEIGLLIAVSISFAKILLQVTRPRTALLGNLPGTTIYRNTDQYPDARHVPGVVIVRVDSAIYFSNSNYIRERILRWLTDEEEKVKAEGLSKINFLIVEMSPVIDIDTSGIHALEDLHKNLQKRGIQLLLSNPGSIVIEKLQSSKLTEHIGSNHIFLTVADAVRFCTSKSMQEP